In Hyphomicrobiales bacterium, one genomic interval encodes:
- the gltD gene encoding glutamate synthase small subunit, with translation MGKPTGFLEFERKDRGYRPVEERVRHFREFVTALGEAETKKQAARCMDCGIPYCHNGCPVNNQIPDWNDLVYRGEWETALSNLHSTNNFPEVTGRVCPAPCEASCTLNIPDTPVTIKSIECAIADRGFDEGWIQPQPPTERTGRKVAVVGSGPAGLAAAQQLARAGHEVHVFEKNAKPGGLLRYGIPDFKMEKHIVDRRIAQMEAEGVVFHCNAAVGKDLTSRQLLDTHDAVLLACGSEEPRELAIPGRELVGIYRAMDYLPQQNRRNGGEPVDRTLGTLETAGGRHVVVIGGGDTGSDCIGTAFRQGAISVTQLEIMPEPPAKENKGLTWPHWPLRMRTSSSQAEGAAREFSVTTKRFEGLNGRVTQLVCARCDEKFQEIEGSEFVLPADLVLLAMGFVHPVAAGPITEFGLALDGRRNVKADDRSYRTSHEKVFVAGDMRRGQSLVVWAIREGRQAAHAIDKALMGASVLPR, from the coding sequence ATGGGCAAGCCCACGGGATTTCTGGAGTTCGAACGCAAGGATCGCGGCTACCGGCCGGTGGAGGAGCGTGTCCGCCATTTCCGGGAGTTCGTCACGGCCCTCGGTGAGGCGGAGACCAAAAAGCAGGCCGCGCGCTGCATGGATTGCGGTATCCCGTACTGCCACAACGGCTGTCCGGTGAACAATCAGATCCCAGACTGGAACGATCTCGTCTACCGGGGAGAGTGGGAGACGGCCCTGTCCAACCTCCATTCCACGAACAATTTTCCCGAAGTCACCGGTCGCGTCTGCCCGGCGCCGTGCGAGGCGAGCTGCACGCTCAATATTCCGGACACGCCCGTCACCATCAAGTCGATCGAGTGCGCGATCGCGGACCGCGGCTTCGATGAAGGCTGGATCCAGCCGCAGCCGCCGACCGAGCGGACCGGACGCAAGGTGGCCGTCGTCGGTTCGGGCCCGGCGGGGCTGGCTGCCGCGCAACAGCTCGCGCGGGCCGGCCACGAGGTGCACGTCTTCGAGAAGAACGCCAAACCCGGCGGCCTGCTGCGCTACGGCATCCCGGACTTCAAGATGGAAAAGCACATCGTCGACCGGCGCATCGCGCAGATGGAGGCCGAAGGTGTCGTCTTTCATTGCAATGCGGCGGTCGGGAAGGATTTGACGAGCCGCCAGCTCCTGGACACGCATGATGCCGTCTTGCTCGCCTGCGGTTCGGAGGAACCGCGGGAGCTGGCCATCCCCGGGCGGGAGCTCGTCGGCATCTATCGGGCCATGGATTATCTTCCTCAGCAGAACCGACGCAACGGGGGCGAGCCGGTCGATCGCACCCTCGGTACGCTCGAAACCGCCGGCGGGAGGCACGTCGTGGTGATCGGGGGCGGGGATACGGGGTCCGACTGCATCGGCACGGCGTTCCGGCAGGGTGCCATCTCGGTGACGCAGCTCGAGATCATGCCGGAGCCGCCGGCAAAGGAGAACAAGGGGCTGACCTGGCCGCACTGGCCGCTCCGGATGCGTACCTCCTCGAGCCAGGCCGAGGGAGCAGCGCGGGAATTCTCCGTCACCACGAAGCGCTTCGAGGGATTGAATGGGCGGGTGACGCAACTCGTCTGCGCACGTTGCGACGAGAAATTCCAGGAGATCGAGGGCAGCGAGTTCGTGCTGCCGGCCGACCTCGTGCTGCTCGCCATGGGCTTCGTCCATCCGGTGGCGGCGGGGCCGATCACGGAATTCGGGCTCGCGCTCGATGGGCGGCGCAACGTCAAGGCGGACGATCGCAGCTATCGCACCTCACATGAAAAGGTGTTCGTTGCCGGGGATATGCGGCGCGGCCAGTCGCTCGTCGTCTGGGCGATCCGCGAGGGTCGGCAGGCGGCGCATGCCATCGACAAGGCGCTGATGGGGGCGAGCGTGCTGCCGCGCTAG
- a CDS encoding sulfatase-like hydrolase/transferase, giving the protein MAFDFAPQYQAENIGPGWSKELQYDEETHFRALEYLRHAPDRPFMLTVSFTNPHPPYIVPRAYWEIYKDADLPLPNYPGDMDERYSDFDRAFIRWYGLDRKSIRDPRHLIAMRRGFAALAHYVDDKLGELLAVLEEKGLRRNTIVILTSDHGEMLGEKGLIQKRSLYEWSARIPLIIDFPGAGHRTVETPVSLIDLPATLIDLVGAAPARPLDGRSLMPALLGDPLDEVPVISEYHGEGIMRPSFMVRKGRWKYLYCHRSAPQLFDMLEDPGEWNNRAGDPSVADVERELDALITKGQFDLDAIERDIWSRLAQKQVVNAAMATNGTAWDYKVESDTAGRYVRV; this is encoded by the coding sequence ATGGCATTCGACTTCGCGCCCCAGTACCAAGCGGAGAATATCGGTCCGGGCTGGAGCAAGGAGTTGCAGTACGACGAGGAGACGCATTTTCGGGCGCTCGAATACTTGCGTCACGCACCTGACCGCCCCTTCATGCTGACGGTGTCATTCACGAATCCGCATCCGCCGTACATCGTGCCTCGCGCCTATTGGGAGATCTACAAGGACGCCGATCTGCCCTTGCCGAACTATCCCGGCGACATGGATGAGAGATATTCGGACTTCGACCGGGCATTCATCCGCTGGTACGGGCTCGACCGCAAGAGCATCCGGGACCCGCGCCATCTGATCGCCATGCGCCGCGGCTTTGCGGCGCTCGCGCACTACGTCGACGACAAGTTGGGCGAACTGCTCGCGGTGCTGGAAGAAAAGGGACTGAGGCGGAACACGATCGTCATCCTGACGTCCGATCACGGCGAAATGCTCGGCGAGAAGGGACTGATCCAGAAGCGCAGCCTCTACGAGTGGTCCGCGCGCATTCCACTGATCATCGATTTCCCGGGCGCGGGTCATCGCACGGTCGAAACTCCCGTTTCACTGATCGATCTCCCCGCGACCCTCATCGACCTCGTAGGGGCTGCGCCCGCGCGCCCGCTGGACGGACGCTCACTGATGCCGGCGCTGCTTGGCGATCCACTGGACGAGGTCCCGGTCATCTCCGAGTACCATGGTGAAGGCATCATGCGCCCGAGCTTCATGGTGCGGAAGGGGCGCTGGAAATACCTTTATTGCCATCGCTCCGCGCCGCAATTGTTCGACATGCTCGAGGATCCGGGCGAGTGGAACAATCGCGCCGGCGATCCGAGCGTTGCAGATGTCGAGCGCGAACTCGATGCGCTGATCACCAAGGGCCAATTCGATCTCGACGCCATCGAAAGGGATATATGGTCCCGGCTCGCCCAAAAGCAAGTCGTCAACGCTGCCATGGCGACCAATGGAACAGCGTGGGACTATAAGGTCGAATCCGACACGGCGGGGCGGTATGTTCGCGTCTAG
- a CDS encoding sulfatase-like hydrolase/transferase, with amino-acid sequence MMESPVGNDRPNILLVMADQMTPFMLEACGYPIARTRHMKALAERAVNFTTAYTPSPICVPARSCLMTGLYTSTTGCYDNGDPYHSFIPTFAHYLTNAGYDTVLSGKMHFVGADQLHGF; translated from the coding sequence ATGATGGAGAGCCCCGTGGGCAACGATCGACCGAATATCCTCCTCGTCATGGCGGACCAGATGACGCCTTTCATGCTGGAGGCGTGCGGCTATCCGATCGCACGAACCCGCCACATGAAGGCCCTTGCGGAGCGCGCCGTGAATTTCACGACGGCCTACACGCCGAGTCCGATCTGCGTCCCGGCCCGCTCCTGCCTGATGACCGGACTCTACACCTCCACCACGGGCTGCTACGACAACGGCGATCCATATCACAGCTTCATACCGACCTTCGCCCACTACCTCACCAACGCGGGCTACGACACGGTGCTCTCGGGCAAGATGCATTTCGTCGGCGCCGACCAGTTGCACGGGTTCTGA
- a CDS encoding DUF459 domain-containing protein: MVSSGRRRARRCGASSRRSVFRRMAIRQPSFCNDCARRRARMGARRAMADRNPSVRITGPAAWHRTFWRAVARSRQVLRAAFGFLLVPVVVTLGLAAVTHPAAAQFSSSYVTPFPPDGRYRVMVIGDSLAEGLTGGLRGELEKDGGIQLLGKTAWGVGLTAGGALDALSVTRKAVADSDFQIAIVLFGVSDWRQIRVDGKRLKPGSDEWIAAYTTRVDAMLERLATEKAAVYWVGLPIVRGRERVEIASTLNLIFRERAARRGLRYIDTWAASADQEGGYTDYGPDMEGRVRRLRDKDGIHFTASGYGTLAHFVAKSIQRDIATARTQQDVPLAGDEEEQQRISERRRPNFSATPEAVGQRLTEGPISQRLPLGELIEYKDDTSKVVLTITPDLGAAIASGDITASRRELEIELPRPAIPTAVVQHIRRRSGAAAPAASGPLEFNLATGATLIGQITPEEEWTQTRGRRVPITQTPYYKVLVKGERLPSKPGRADDFSWPPPSGSSTVARQPSG; this comes from the coding sequence ATGGTATCATCGGGCCGGCGACGCGCGAGGCGTTGCGGCGCTTCCAGCAGACGATCGGTCTTCCGGCGGATGGCCATCCGACAGCCGAGCTTCTGCAACGACTGCGCGAGACGACGAGCAAGGATGGGAGCACGCCGAGCGATGGCTGACCGGAACCCCAGTGTCCGCATCACCGGACCAGCCGCTTGGCATCGCACCTTCTGGCGAGCGGTCGCACGAAGCCGGCAAGTGTTGCGCGCAGCCTTCGGCTTTCTGCTCGTTCCGGTCGTTGTCACCCTCGGGCTCGCTGCCGTCACCCATCCCGCCGCCGCCCAGTTCAGCTCGAGCTATGTCACCCCATTCCCGCCGGATGGCCGCTACCGCGTCATGGTGATCGGCGATTCGCTCGCCGAGGGCCTCACGGGCGGCCTGCGAGGCGAGTTGGAAAAGGACGGCGGCATCCAATTGCTCGGCAAAACCGCCTGGGGCGTCGGGCTCACCGCCGGCGGCGCCCTCGACGCGCTGTCCGTCACCCGTAAGGCCGTCGCCGACAGCGACTTCCAGATCGCGATCGTCCTGTTCGGCGTCAGCGACTGGCGACAGATTCGCGTGGACGGCAAACGCCTGAAACCGGGTTCCGACGAGTGGATCGCAGCCTACACCACGCGCGTCGATGCCATGCTGGAGCGGCTCGCCACCGAGAAAGCGGCCGTCTATTGGGTCGGCCTGCCGATCGTTCGCGGCCGTGAGCGCGTCGAGATCGCGAGCACCCTCAATCTCATCTTCCGTGAGCGCGCCGCGCGCCGCGGACTGCGCTACATCGACACCTGGGCCGCCTCCGCCGACCAGGAAGGCGGCTACACCGACTACGGCCCCGACATGGAAGGTCGCGTCCGCCGGCTGCGCGACAAGGACGGCATCCATTTCACCGCGAGCGGTTACGGCACCCTCGCCCACTTCGTCGCCAAGTCCATCCAGCGCGACATCGCAACGGCCCGCACGCAACAGGACGTGCCTCTCGCCGGCGACGAGGAGGAGCAGCAGCGCATCTCCGAGCGCCGGCGGCCGAACTTCTCGGCGACGCCCGAAGCCGTCGGCCAGCGTCTCACGGAGGGCCCGATCAGCCAGCGCCTGCCGCTCGGCGAACTCATCGAGTACAAGGACGACACCTCCAAGGTCGTCCTGACGATTACCCCCGATCTCGGCGCCGCGATCGCCAGCGGCGACATCACCGCGAGCCGCCGCGAGCTGGAGATCGAACTGCCCCGCCCCGCGATTCCGACCGCCGTCGTCCAGCATATCCGTCGCCGTTCCGGCGCCGCCGCACCCGCCGCCTCCGGCCCGCTCGAGTTCAATCTCGCGACCGGCGCGACGCTCATCGGCCAGATCACGCCCGAGGAGGAATGGACCCAGACGCGCGGCCGCCGCGTGCCGATCACCCAGACGCCCTATTACAAGGTTCTGGTGAAGGGCGAGCGGCTGCCTTCCAAGCCCGGACGCGCCGACGATTTCTCGTGGCCGCCCCCCTCCGGTTCCTCGACCGTTGCCCGCCAGCCTTCCGGCTGA
- a CDS encoding lytic murein transglycosylase → MPRHTRRRRLSSLLVGVATMVLAPSLEASARPPLPERKASPMVVSSPGGQASTTDEASELASLLSELATEAEAKGVSRTTFATATAGLTIDPTIVDLLENQPEHSRSVADYLALAVSETRIANGGEKLAGEATVLAAIEARHGVPRQTLVAIWGLESGYGRSAGTRSVVRSLATLALRGGRRADYGRRQLVAALEILEAGDVTPAAMVGSWAGAMGHTQFIPTTFLSHAVDFDGDGRRDLWGSHADALASTANYLVASGWQTGEPWGIEVALPEGFDYALTGLRAPRSLSEWSGLGVVRLGGGALTGLPAEGTVLVPAGASGPAFLVFSNFRAILRYNQSTSYALAIGHLADRLAGGPPFARPWPTGDRPLKREEREELQSLLVARGHSTGGIDGIIGPATREALRRFQQTIGLPADGHPTAELLQRLRETTSKDGSTPSDG, encoded by the coding sequence ATGCCCCGCCATACCCGGCGTCGGCGGCTGTCGTCGCTCCTGGTCGGCGTCGCCACGATGGTCCTCGCGCCGTCGCTCGAGGCATCCGCCCGCCCCCCGCTCCCCGAACGCAAGGCGAGTCCGATGGTCGTATCCTCCCCCGGTGGCCAAGCGAGCACGACGGACGAGGCCAGCGAACTCGCAAGCCTGCTCTCGGAGCTGGCGACCGAGGCCGAGGCCAAAGGCGTCTCGCGGACCACTTTCGCAACGGCGACCGCCGGTCTCACGATTGACCCAACCATCGTCGATCTCCTTGAAAACCAACCCGAACACTCCCGCAGCGTCGCCGACTACCTTGCCTTGGCCGTCTCCGAAACCCGCATCGCCAACGGCGGCGAGAAGCTCGCGGGCGAGGCCACGGTGCTCGCGGCCATCGAGGCCCGCCACGGCGTTCCGCGTCAGACGCTCGTTGCTATCTGGGGCCTCGAGTCCGGCTATGGCCGCAGCGCCGGCACGCGTTCAGTGGTGCGCTCGCTGGCAACGCTGGCACTGCGCGGCGGCCGGCGGGCCGACTACGGACGCCGCCAACTCGTCGCAGCCCTCGAGATTCTCGAAGCCGGCGATGTCACTCCAGCCGCCATGGTCGGCTCGTGGGCCGGCGCCATGGGCCATACCCAGTTCATCCCGACCACATTCCTCTCGCACGCCGTCGACTTCGACGGCGACGGCCGCCGCGATCTCTGGGGCTCGCACGCCGACGCCCTCGCCTCGACCGCCAACTACCTCGTGGCCTCGGGCTGGCAGACGGGCGAACCATGGGGCATCGAGGTCGCCCTGCCCGAAGGCTTCGACTACGCGCTGACGGGCCTGCGCGCTCCGCGCTCGCTTTCCGAATGGTCCGGGCTCGGCGTCGTCCGTCTCGGAGGAGGCGCACTCACCGGTCTGCCGGCCGAGGGCACGGTTCTGGTACCGGCTGGCGCCAGCGGACCGGCATTCCTCGTCTTTTCCAATTTCCGCGCCATCCTGCGCTACAATCAGTCGACGTCCTACGCGCTCGCCATCGGACATCTCGCCGACCGGCTCGCGGGCGGCCCGCCCTTCGCGCGCCCGTGGCCGACCGGCGATCGTCCACTGAAACGCGAGGAGCGTGAGGAACTGCAGTCGCTTCTCGTTGCGCGCGGCCACTCTACTGGCGGAATCGATGGTATCATCGGGCCGGCGACGCGCGAGGCGTTGCGGCGCTTCCAGCAGACGATCGGTCTTCCGGCGGATGGCCATCCGACAGCCGAGCTTCTGCAACGACTGCGCGAGACGACGAGCAAGGATGGGAGCACGCCGAGCGATGGCTGA
- the galU gene encoding UTP--glucose-1-phosphate uridylyltransferase GalU, whose amino-acid sequence MKRIRKAVFPVAGLGTRFLPATKAMPKEMLTVVDRPVIQHVVDEAREAGIEHFIFVTGRNKHVIEDHFDRSVELEMTLREKAKLAEINMLEELMPGAGQTSFTRQQAPLGLGHAVWCARDLVGDEPFALLLPDMIVKTEGKSCLAQMMDVYHDVGGGNVVGVERVDAKEAHKFGIVGIADGPGPVWPVRNMVEKPKPGTAPSNLYIMGRYILQPEIFGILASQERGAGDEIQLTDAMLKLLASQSFVAFEHDGQTFDCGSKLGFLLANVALALEDGALAGPFSQGIRDILDGSGKAKTARPALVRRAV is encoded by the coding sequence ATGAAGCGCATACGCAAGGCGGTTTTTCCCGTGGCGGGGCTCGGCACCCGCTTCCTGCCAGCCACGAAGGCAATGCCCAAGGAGATGCTGACGGTCGTCGACCGGCCGGTGATCCAGCACGTCGTCGACGAGGCGCGCGAGGCCGGGATCGAGCATTTCATCTTCGTGACCGGGCGCAACAAGCACGTGATCGAGGATCATTTCGACCGCTCGGTCGAACTCGAGATGACGCTTCGCGAGAAGGCCAAGCTCGCCGAGATCAACATGCTCGAGGAACTCATGCCGGGCGCCGGCCAGACGAGTTTCACGCGCCAGCAGGCGCCACTCGGCCTCGGGCACGCGGTGTGGTGCGCCCGCGACCTCGTCGGTGACGAGCCGTTCGCGCTGCTGCTGCCCGACATGATCGTCAAGACCGAGGGCAAGAGTTGCCTCGCGCAGATGATGGACGTCTATCACGATGTCGGCGGTGGCAACGTCGTCGGCGTCGAGCGCGTCGATGCCAAAGAGGCACACAAATTCGGCATCGTCGGCATCGCGGATGGGCCGGGGCCCGTCTGGCCGGTGCGCAACATGGTCGAAAAGCCGAAGCCTGGAACCGCGCCGTCCAACCTCTACATCATGGGGCGCTACATCCTGCAGCCCGAAATCTTCGGCATCCTCGCGAGCCAGGAGCGTGGCGCGGGCGACGAAATCCAGCTGACGGACGCCATGCTCAAGCTGCTCGCCAGCCAGTCGTTCGTTGCTTTCGAGCACGACGGACAGACGTTCGATTGCGGTTCCAAGCTCGGCTTCCTGCTCGCCAACGTGGCGCTCGCGCTCGAGGATGGTGCGCTCGCCGGTCCCTTCAGCCAAGGCATCCGGGACATCCTCGATGGGAGCGGAAAGGCCAAGACCGCGCGCCCGGCGCTGGTGAGGCGCGCGGTCTGA
- a CDS encoding outer membrane beta-barrel protein — MRSATHFVCRLVTALLVLLALETQPASAQTRTSTRAETAGQFGSQAESGTSGLTGSLDPLVPSSGPARRTLEGNPDAATDVGEPAPLGFDNAGLRSSFGSLDPARSGRDAETGAPRSDADALDEFEEDGDDAANLGDGSDPRLGLENMVPPAPEDGLGEPVEPTAPLDGDLASYEADQPPRPSPDGFGAPLTRDGAIRPIESATGLDDGLRREAGPLAVLPARHAFGEPERLPALTTDQPALDERDARNAGLEEDRPFAPLGWRYGSFVLRPSLEASGLATDNVRASSGTADADTALELRPAFTITSDWRRHALEVDVEGLATFHAGFPEEDDRALRAIARARIDIREDTALTGELRYELQQEARGELESGATGAGERPNIETFAASLALDRRFNRLDVGLRAGLERFDDALVTAGGVPATGNERDYLEVVGGARAALNLKPGLSLFVEGESNDRDYALATFDDGFTRDHRRERLVAGIEGELSRAVLTGRAAVGYGRIRPDEASFGQLDGIVVDASLTWLPSALTTVRLRGASELEPTTLAGSPGSRTTAYALEIEHAFRRYFLATAGLAYGTQDYEGVDIEESELAAFVAAEYFLRRGLTVTARLEHTSFQSSLPDRDYDVSSVRLGMRVAP; from the coding sequence GTGCGCTCCGCCACCCACTTTGTCTGCCGTCTCGTCACGGCGCTGCTGGTTCTGCTCGCGCTTGAAACACAACCGGCGAGCGCACAGACGCGCACGAGCACGCGCGCCGAAACGGCGGGCCAGTTCGGATCGCAGGCGGAATCCGGAACATCGGGCCTCACCGGCTCGCTGGACCCGCTCGTCCCGTCCTCGGGCCCGGCGCGGCGAACCCTAGAGGGCAATCCAGACGCCGCAACGGATGTCGGCGAGCCGGCCCCGCTCGGCTTCGACAACGCCGGACTGCGCAGCTCGTTCGGCAGCCTCGATCCCGCACGTTCGGGTCGGGACGCAGAGACCGGCGCCCCACGGAGCGACGCCGATGCATTGGACGAATTCGAGGAGGACGGCGATGACGCCGCCAATCTCGGCGATGGCAGCGATCCGCGCCTGGGGCTCGAGAACATGGTGCCGCCGGCCCCCGAGGACGGTCTCGGCGAGCCGGTCGAGCCCACCGCTCCACTCGATGGTGATCTTGCGAGCTACGAAGCCGATCAGCCGCCGCGCCCCAGCCCCGACGGCTTTGGTGCCCCGTTGACGCGTGACGGCGCCATTCGCCCGATCGAGTCGGCAACCGGCCTCGACGACGGTCTGCGTCGGGAGGCGGGTCCCCTGGCGGTCCTTCCCGCGCGCCACGCCTTCGGCGAGCCCGAACGCCTACCCGCGCTCACCACCGACCAGCCCGCACTCGACGAACGCGACGCTCGTAACGCTGGCCTCGAGGAGGATCGCCCCTTTGCGCCACTCGGCTGGCGCTACGGTTCGTTCGTTCTGCGGCCGAGCCTCGAGGCGTCCGGACTCGCGACCGACAACGTGCGCGCAAGCTCCGGCACGGCCGATGCCGACACCGCGCTCGAATTGCGCCCTGCCTTCACCATCACGAGCGACTGGCGCCGCCACGCGCTCGAGGTCGACGTCGAGGGGCTCGCAACCTTCCATGCCGGCTTTCCCGAGGAGGACGACCGCGCGCTTCGGGCCATCGCCCGCGCCCGGATCGACATCCGCGAGGACACCGCCCTCACTGGCGAACTCCGCTACGAACTGCAGCAGGAGGCCCGCGGAGAGCTCGAGAGCGGCGCAACGGGTGCCGGCGAGCGTCCGAACATCGAAACCTTTGCCGCCTCGCTGGCGCTCGACCGGCGCTTCAACCGACTCGACGTCGGACTGCGGGCCGGCCTCGAGCGCTTCGACGATGCCCTCGTGACCGCGGGCGGCGTGCCGGCCACCGGCAACGAGCGGGACTATCTCGAGGTTGTCGGCGGTGCCCGGGCGGCCCTGAACCTGAAGCCTGGCCTCTCGCTCTTCGTCGAGGGAGAGAGCAATGATCGCGACTATGCCCTCGCCACCTTCGACGACGGCTTTACGCGTGATCATCGCCGCGAGCGGCTCGTTGCGGGGATCGAAGGCGAATTGAGCCGCGCCGTTCTGACCGGTCGCGCCGCCGTCGGCTATGGCCGAATCCGCCCCGACGAGGCCAGCTTCGGCCAACTCGACGGCATCGTCGTCGATGCCAGCCTCACCTGGCTTCCCTCCGCGCTCACCACGGTCCGCTTGCGCGGCGCCAGTGAACTCGAGCCGACCACACTCGCCGGCTCGCCGGGCTCGCGCACGACCGCCTACGCGCTCGAGATCGAGCACGCTTTCCGCCGCTATTTCCTGGCAACGGCGGGCCTGGCCTATGGAACGCAGGACTACGAGGGCGTCGACATCGAGGAAAGCGAGCTGGCGGCCTTCGTTGCCGCCGAGTACTTCCTGCGCCGTGGCCTCACCGTCACCGCACGCCTCGAGCACACGAGCTTTCAAAGCTCGCTCCCGGATCGCGACTACGACGTTTCCTCGGTCCGCCTCGGAATGCGCGTCGCCCCCTAG
- a CDS encoding KpsF/GutQ family sugar-phosphate isomerase, whose amino-acid sequence MVVSAMRRGQQIMRAEPSVPPAQPAIASALHTLTCEANGLESLKRALENGLAEPFTRAVTLVQAAKGRVILTGIGKSGHVGQKIAATLASTGTPAYFVHPSEASHGDLGMITVDDVVIALSWSGETAELKNIINYTRRFSVPLVAITAHPESTLAKSSEIVLALPKADEACPHGLAPTTSTVMQLAVGDCLAVALLEGRGFTAQDFKVFHPGGQLGASLKFVSDVMHRGERLPLVTAETMMPEALLAMTEKSFGCLGIVDGAGRLAGIFTDGDLRRHMGPTLFEKAVGSVMTRRPKTVRPDVLASQALEIINSSSITALFVVEDGRPVGIVHIHDLLRIGVA is encoded by the coding sequence ATGGTGGTGAGCGCGATGAGAAGGGGTCAGCAGATCATGCGAGCCGAGCCCTCCGTGCCCCCGGCGCAGCCGGCCATTGCCAGCGCCCTGCACACACTGACCTGCGAGGCGAACGGACTGGAGAGCCTCAAACGGGCGCTCGAGAACGGTCTGGCCGAGCCGTTCACCAGGGCGGTCACGCTGGTGCAAGCGGCCAAGGGGCGGGTGATCCTAACGGGCATAGGCAAGTCCGGGCATGTCGGCCAGAAGATTGCCGCGACGCTCGCTTCGACCGGCACGCCCGCCTATTTCGTGCATCCGAGCGAGGCGAGCCACGGCGATCTCGGGATGATCACGGTCGACGACGTGGTGATCGCGCTTTCGTGGTCCGGAGAGACGGCCGAACTCAAGAACATCATCAATTACACTCGGCGGTTCTCGGTGCCGCTGGTCGCGATCACGGCGCATCCGGAATCCACTCTCGCCAAGTCGTCGGAGATCGTGCTGGCACTTCCGAAGGCGGACGAAGCCTGTCCGCACGGCCTCGCGCCGACGACCTCCACGGTGATGCAACTCGCGGTGGGCGATTGCCTCGCGGTCGCGCTGCTCGAAGGGCGTGGTTTCACGGCCCAGGACTTCAAGGTCTTCCATCCGGGAGGGCAGCTCGGTGCCAGCCTCAAGTTCGTCAGCGATGTCATGCATCGGGGCGAGCGACTGCCGCTCGTGACGGCCGAGACGATGATGCCCGAGGCTCTGTTGGCCATGACCGAAAAGAGCTTCGGCTGCCTCGGCATCGTCGATGGCGCGGGCCGCCTCGCCGGCATCTTCACGGACGGTGACCTGCGCCGACACATGGGGCCGACGTTGTTCGAGAAGGCGGTCGGGTCAGTGATGACGCGGCGACCGAAGACCGTGCGCCCGGACGTGCTCGCCTCGCAAGCGCTCGAGATCATCAACTCCTCGAGCATCACGGCACTGTTCGTCGTCGAGGACGGCCGGCCCGTCGGCATCGTCCACATCCACGACCTGCTGCGGATCGGGGTTGCCTGA
- a CDS encoding NfeD family protein: MLDYFVQLGPWNWLLLAAVLFILETVVPGVFLVWFGLAAAIAGGAAIAFDLGLAGQLTIFIVSSILTVLLARLFVNRTSRTAEAETLNVRAKQYIGHNFTLSDAIQNGRGRMKVGDTVWAVEGPELPLGTVVTVKGARGNVLLVEPVGNDTPSGLPHAGTFG; this comes from the coding sequence ATGCTCGACTATTTCGTTCAGCTTGGTCCTTGGAATTGGCTTCTGCTTGCCGCCGTCTTGTTCATTCTAGAGACGGTGGTGCCTGGTGTGTTTCTCGTATGGTTTGGTCTTGCGGCGGCCATCGCCGGCGGTGCCGCGATCGCGTTCGATCTGGGGCTGGCGGGCCAGCTCACGATCTTCATCGTGTCCTCGATTCTCACCGTCCTACTCGCCCGACTCTTCGTGAACCGGACCAGCAGAACAGCGGAGGCCGAAACCTTGAACGTGCGCGCCAAGCAATACATTGGACACAACTTCACGTTGAGTGACGCCATTCAGAACGGCCGTGGCCGGATGAAGGTCGGCGATACGGTCTGGGCCGTCGAAGGACCCGAGTTGCCGCTCGGGACGGTCGTCACCGTCAAGGGCGCACGCGGCAACGTCCTTCTCGTCGAGCCGGTCGGCAATGATACGCCGAGCGGTCTTCCTCATGCGGGAACCTTCGGCTGA